A single genomic interval of Camelina sativa cultivar DH55 chromosome 11, Cs, whole genome shotgun sequence harbors:
- the LOC104725066 gene encoding uncharacterized protein LOC104725066: MGHDYSYSQPDSSEEYVIYSQDTEQREIEAESNLLDTQATQYPPQPEVEFGFPKVCYCGGQPILSSSENRRFFTCWNVDDGEMHIHKWWDAAVMEEMRELSRQCELLTEKVDSIAFASDYDSHIRNETEQKIAQLEKIVFDLGKSRNKFSNCFEMMVFSTVIVVALLVIVVMSKYNWF; the protein is encoded by the exons ATGGGCCATGACTACAGCTACTCTCAGCCTGATTCCTCAGAGGAGTATGTTATATATTCGCAGGACACTGAGCAGAGGGAAATAGAGGCTGAGAGTAACTTACTCGATACTCAGGCGACTCAATACCCTCCCCAACCTGAGGTTGAGTTCGGATTCCCCAAGGTATGCTACTGTGGTGGTCAGCCTATTCTATCCTCAAGCGAGAACAGAAG GTTCTTCACATGTTGGaatgttgatgatggagagatgCATATTCACAAGTGGTGGGATGCAGCAGTcatggaggagatgagagaacTGAGCAGACAATGTGAACTGCTGACGGAGAAGGTAGATAGCATTGCATTCGCCAGTGACTACGACTCACACATCCGTAATGAAACCGAGCAGAAAATAGCCCAGTTAGAGAAAATAGTGTTTGATCTAGGGAAGAGCAGAAATAAGTTTAGTAATTGTTTTGAAATGATGGTTTTCTCAACAGTTATTGTTGTTGCTTTACTGGTAATTGTGGTGATGTCTAAATACAACTGGTTCTGA
- the LOC104728614 gene encoding glutathione S-transferase T3-like produces the protein MTSYNTFCQSSSSYLELLNSQGEALNQDGAYEIPTWSSQQSHDEPLSQETPVKKDRKKWNPADDEILISAWLNTSKDPIIANQQKGVSFWQRVQKYYAESPHAIANGEQGVNINCKQRWFKINESTNKFCGAYAAAERSNSSGHSENDVLKVAHDIYFSDYKTKFTMEHCWCLLRFEQKFLNQNAINTPSPSVRTKRKPVGAADQSEATHTEQDSEIRPQGIKAAKADRKNSQGKALAEYTSMWEVKRVDMAEKEKLQKLGILDTLLAKPEPLSAADQLIKDKIVAQYFAN, from the coding sequence ATGACTTCTTACAATACATTCTGTCAGTCGTCTTCTAGTTATTTAGAGCTTCTCAACAGTCAAGGAGAAGCTCTTAACCAAGACGGTGCTTATGAAATACCTACTTGGAGCTCTCAACAATCCCATGATGAACCTCTTTCTCAAGAGACACCTGTCAAGAAGGATAGGAAGAAATGGAATCCGGCTGACGATGAAATACTAATAAGTGCGTGGCTGAACACTTCAAAGGACCCGATCAttgcaaatcaacaaaagggaGTAAGCTTTTGGCAAAGGGTTCAAAAATACTACGCAGAGTCTCCTCATGCGATAGCCAATGGTGAACAGGGTGTGAACATCAACTGTAAGCAGAGATGGTTCAAGATCAATGAGTCCACAAACAAGTTCTGCGGGGCTTATGCAGCTGCAGAGAGATCCAACAGTAGTGGACACTCTGAGAACGATGTGCTGAAGGTGGCTCACGACATCTACTTCTCTGACTATAAGACGAAGTTTACAATGGAGCATTGCTGGTGTTTGTTAAGGTTTGAGCAGAAATTCCTTAACCAAAACGCGATTAACACCCCCTCACCTTCAGTcagaacaaagaggaaaccaGTTGGTGCAGCTGATCAATCCGAGGCAACCCACACAGAACAAGACTCTGAGATAAGGCCTCAAGGTATCAAGGCTGCGAAGGCTGACAGGAAGAACTCTCAGGGAAAGGCTCTTGCTGAGTACACGAGCATGTGGGAAGTCAAGAGGGTGGATATGGCTGAAAAGGAGAAGCTACAGAAGCTTGGCATACTAGACACACTTCTTGCCAAACCGGAGCCACTTAGTGCAGCTGATCAACTTATAAAGGATAAGATAGTGGCACAGTATTTTGCAAATTGA
- the LOC104725068 gene encoding uncharacterized protein LOC104725068 isoform X2, which produces MNKQRRRNVQGHGVGRQIPGCLGRMVNLFDFGTVGNGKKLLTEKPHFRNGSIRRTQLDQIEDKVDVTNGGANGTRMKMLIEQEMSKEMDIKLSSTNLVAKLMGLDSFPQTQPAPRSNSSKPRLKRSLSHGEYKDVYEIWQKPSNGKPSNGVEGLSKKHMDIVREKFLEAKRLVTDDKLRHSKEFQEAMEVLSSNKELFLEFLQESNNLFSHHLHNFESIVPPTPEKSKRITILKPSKIIVDEKLGNEAAIESPRDGMKSDLFKWPAEEEYLTRQSTRIVVLKPNGHVAKASSCPTSPRVFEERESRDVARRVKRLILKEETLNSSAFSNGYIGDDSSLNDYADSEIMSPVSRHSWDYINKYDSPYSSSPFSRASDSPESSSVCREAKKRLSERWALMAASNENMQESKVMEQKVSNSTLGDMLAIPDLRDDLRIEEETSEGNEQESLRVYDASCLAGNLSKEEGNLKPLRTLSRSKSLPESSTSLGHKSLDTNKGKSKVPEELTKSKSLKWSLKGKVSNFLFSRNKKSSKERSYEDSQVVNSEILDSRCNDECDASVSARSMNSREGDFSVAKATTFGNSSEWRDEPSPVSVLETSFDEDDGIFFNSSVLDRSSSSLGREMSSNLLGKSPPIGSIGRTFSFDDSTVARCFSSKRSTSSTRDEEEDLRLLINTLLSAADLDAVSDNLLSKWHSAESPLDPSLRTSYAESTEQQRLGSNVKKLVFDLVNTLLLELSPSYLVPRSPLILSGKPLRVYVINRMQECLTGNGRVEDRWWDEDGDLSSLAVNKVVRVEVAEIGSPECLRLEMDSMGEELELKLLEELVEEALMDLLII; this is translated from the exons atgaataagCAACGAAGAAGAAACGTTCAAGGTCATGGCGTTGGAAGACAGATTCCAGGTTGTTTGGGTCGGATGGTTAATCTGTTCGATTTTGGAACAGTTGGTAATGGAAAGAAGTTGCTTACAGAGAAACCACATTTTCGTAATG GGTCTATCAGGAGGACTCAGTTAGATCAAATAGAAGACAAAGTT GATGTGACGAATGGTGGAGCCAATGGAACACGGATGAAGATGCTTATAGAACAGGAAATGTCGAAAGAAATGGATATTAAGCTCAGTTCGACGAATTTGGTAGCTAAGTTGATGGGTCTTGATTCCTTTCCTCAGACACAACCTGCTCCAAGGAGTAATAGTTCAAAGCCTCGTCTAAAGAGGTCGTTAAGTCACGGGGAATATAAAGATGTCTATGAGATTTGGCAGAAACCTAGTAATGGT AAACCTAGTAATGGTGTGGAGGGTTTAAGCAAGAAGCATATGGACATTGTCCGTGAGAAGTTCTTGGAGGCGAAACGTTTGGTTACAGATGATAAACTTCGACATTCCAAGGAGTTTCAAGAAGCTATGGAAGTTTTGAGTTCGAACAAAGAGTTGTTCCTCGAGTTTTTGCAGGAATCAAATAACCTTTTCTCCCATCATCTCCACAATTTCGAGTCCATTGTGCCACCAACACCAGAGAAGTCAAAGAGGATCACTATTTTGAAGCCGTCAAAGATCATTGTTGATGAAAAGTTAGGAAATGAAGCAGCCATTGAATCTCCAAGAGACGGAATGAAGAGTGATTTATTCAAATGGCCGGCTGAAGAAGAATATCTGACAAGGCAGTCAACTCGAATAGTTGTTCTCAAACCTAATGGCCATGTCGCAAAGGCTTCGTCATGTCCAACATCTCCAAGAGTTTTTGAGGAGAGAGAGTCAAGAGATGTGGCTAGGAGAGTAAAGAGACTGATTCTAAAGGAAGAAACTTTAAATTCTTCTGCCTTCTCTAATGGTTATATAGGCGATGATAGTTCTCTTAACGACTATGCAGATTCTGAAATCATGTCACCGGTCTCTAGACATTCATGGGATTATATCAACAAGTATGATAGCCCTTATTCTTCCTCTCCCTTTAGCAGAGCCTCTGATTCTCCAGAGTCATCATCCGTCTGCAGAGAGGCCAAGAAACGGCTTTCTGAAAGATGGGCATTGATGGCAGCATCTAATGAGAATATGCAGGAGTCCAAAGTTATGGAACAGAAAGTCTCTAATAGTACGTTAGGTGATATGCTTGCAATTCCAGATTTGAGAGATGATCTtagaatagaagaagaaacaagtgaAGGTAATGAACAGGAAAGTCTTAGAGTGTATGATGCATCTTGCTTAGCTGGTAATCTCagtaaagaagaaggaaatttAAAGCCTCTTAGAACCCTTTCGCGGTCAAAATCTCTCCCTGAATCATCAACAAGTCTTGGACATAAGTCTCTTGATACCAACAAGGGGAAATCCAAAGTTCCAGAGGAGCTGACAAAGTCAAAGAGTTTGAAATGGTCTCTGAAAGGTAAAGTCTCAAACTTTCTTTTCTCAAGGAACAAGAAATCCAGTAAGGAGAGATCTTATGAGGATTCCCAAGTGGTGAATTCTGAAATCTTAGATTCTCGGTGTAACGATGAATGTGATGCATCAGTGTCTGCCAGAAGCATGAATTCTCGTGAG GGAGACTTCTCAGTTGCAAAGGCAACCACTTTTGGAAACTCTAGTGAGTGGCGTGATGAACCGAGTCCAGTTTCAGTCTTGGAAACTTCtttcgatgaagatgatggaatCTTTTTTAATTCATCTGTATTAGatagatcatcttcttctcttg GACGGGAGATGAGTTCCAACTTATTAGGAAAATCGCCTCCGATAGGTTCCATTGGTCGAACCTTTTCATTCGATGACTCAACAGTAGCTCGGTGCTTCTCATCTAAACGCTCAACTAGTTCCACaagagacgaggaagaagacTTGCGTCTCCTCATCAACACACTCTTATCAGCAGCTGATCTTGATGCAGTCTCAGACAATCTTTTGTCTAAATGGCATTCTGCAGAGAGTCCACTAGACCCATCTCTGAGAACCAGCTACGCAGAGTCAACAGAACAGCAAAGACTTGGATCAAATGTGAAGAAGCTAGTGTTCGACCTTGTCAACACACTGCTTTTGGAGCTATCACCGAGCTATCTCGTACCTCGTAGTCCCTTAATTCTCTCTGGTAAGCCATTGCGGGTTTATGTGATAAACCGAATGCAAGAATGTTTAACGGGTAACGGAAGAGTGGAAGATCGTTGGTGGGATGAAGACGGAGACTTGAGCAGTTTGGCTGTGAATAAAGTTGTGAGGGTTGAAGTAGCCGAGATTGGTTCGCCGGAGTGTTTGAGATTGGAAATGGATTCAATGGGAGAGGAACTAGAGTTGAAGTTGCTTGAGGAGTTAGTGGAAGAGGCTTTGATGGATTTGTTAATCATATGA
- the LOC104725068 gene encoding uncharacterized protein LOC104725068 isoform X1 — protein sequence MNKQRRRNVQGHGVGRQIPGCLGRMVNLFDFGTVGNGKKLLTEKPHFRNGSIRRTQLDQIEDKVDVTNGGANGTRMKMLIEQEMSKEMDIKLSSTNLVAKLMGLDSFPQTQPAPRSNSSKPRLKRSLSHGEYKDVYEIWQKPSNGVEGLSKKHMDIVREKFLEAKRLVTDDKLRHSKEFQEAMEVLSSNKELFLEFLQESNNLFSHHLHNFESIVPPTPEKSKRITILKPSKIIVDEKLGNEAAIESPRDGMKSDLFKWPAEEEYLTRQSTRIVVLKPNGHVAKASSCPTSPRVFEERESRDVARRVKRLILKEETLNSSAFSNGYIGDDSSLNDYADSEIMSPVSRHSWDYINKYDSPYSSSPFSRASDSPESSSVCREAKKRLSERWALMAASNENMQESKVMEQKVSNSTLGDMLAIPDLRDDLRIEEETSEGNEQESLRVYDASCLAGNLSKEEGNLKPLRTLSRSKSLPESSTSLGHKSLDTNKGKSKVPEELTKSKSLKWSLKGKVSNFLFSRNKKSSKERSYEDSQVVNSEILDSRCNDECDASVSARSMNSREGDFSVAKATTFGNSSEWRDEPSPVSVLETSFDEDDGIFFNSSVLDRSSSSLGREMSSNLLGKSPPIGSIGRTFSFDDSTVARCFSSKRSTSSTRDEEEDLRLLINTLLSAADLDAVSDNLLSKWHSAESPLDPSLRTSYAESTEQQRLGSNVKKLVFDLVNTLLLELSPSYLVPRSPLILSGKPLRVYVINRMQECLTGNGRVEDRWWDEDGDLSSLAVNKVVRVEVAEIGSPECLRLEMDSMGEELELKLLEELVEEALMDLLII from the exons atgaataagCAACGAAGAAGAAACGTTCAAGGTCATGGCGTTGGAAGACAGATTCCAGGTTGTTTGGGTCGGATGGTTAATCTGTTCGATTTTGGAACAGTTGGTAATGGAAAGAAGTTGCTTACAGAGAAACCACATTTTCGTAATG GGTCTATCAGGAGGACTCAGTTAGATCAAATAGAAGACAAAGTT GATGTGACGAATGGTGGAGCCAATGGAACACGGATGAAGATGCTTATAGAACAGGAAATGTCGAAAGAAATGGATATTAAGCTCAGTTCGACGAATTTGGTAGCTAAGTTGATGGGTCTTGATTCCTTTCCTCAGACACAACCTGCTCCAAGGAGTAATAGTTCAAAGCCTCGTCTAAAGAGGTCGTTAAGTCACGGGGAATATAAAGATGTCTATGAGATTTGGCAGAAACCTAGTAATGGTGTGGAGGGTTTAAGCAAGAAGCATATGGACATTGTCCGTGAGAAGTTCTTGGAGGCGAAACGTTTGGTTACAGATGATAAACTTCGAC ATTCCAAGGAGTTTCAAGAAGCTATGGAAGTTTTGAGTTCGAACAAAGAGTTGTTCCTCGAGTTTTTGCAGGAATCAAATAACCTTTTCTCCCATCATCTCCACAATTTCGAGTCCATTGTGCCACCAACACCAGAGAAGTCAAAGAGGATCACTATTTTGAAGCCGTCAAAGATCATTGTTGATGAAAAGTTAGGAAATGAAGCAGCCATTGAATCTCCAAGAGACGGAATGAAGAGTGATTTATTCAAATGGCCGGCTGAAGAAGAATATCTGACAAGGCAGTCAACTCGAATAGTTGTTCTCAAACCTAATGGCCATGTCGCAAAGGCTTCGTCATGTCCAACATCTCCAAGAGTTTTTGAGGAGAGAGAGTCAAGAGATGTGGCTAGGAGAGTAAAGAGACTGATTCTAAAGGAAGAAACTTTAAATTCTTCTGCCTTCTCTAATGGTTATATAGGCGATGATAGTTCTCTTAACGACTATGCAGATTCTGAAATCATGTCACCGGTCTCTAGACATTCATGGGATTATATCAACAAGTATGATAGCCCTTATTCTTCCTCTCCCTTTAGCAGAGCCTCTGATTCTCCAGAGTCATCATCCGTCTGCAGAGAGGCCAAGAAACGGCTTTCTGAAAGATGGGCATTGATGGCAGCATCTAATGAGAATATGCAGGAGTCCAAAGTTATGGAACAGAAAGTCTCTAATAGTACGTTAGGTGATATGCTTGCAATTCCAGATTTGAGAGATGATCTtagaatagaagaagaaacaagtgaAGGTAATGAACAGGAAAGTCTTAGAGTGTATGATGCATCTTGCTTAGCTGGTAATCTCagtaaagaagaaggaaatttAAAGCCTCTTAGAACCCTTTCGCGGTCAAAATCTCTCCCTGAATCATCAACAAGTCTTGGACATAAGTCTCTTGATACCAACAAGGGGAAATCCAAAGTTCCAGAGGAGCTGACAAAGTCAAAGAGTTTGAAATGGTCTCTGAAAGGTAAAGTCTCAAACTTTCTTTTCTCAAGGAACAAGAAATCCAGTAAGGAGAGATCTTATGAGGATTCCCAAGTGGTGAATTCTGAAATCTTAGATTCTCGGTGTAACGATGAATGTGATGCATCAGTGTCTGCCAGAAGCATGAATTCTCGTGAG GGAGACTTCTCAGTTGCAAAGGCAACCACTTTTGGAAACTCTAGTGAGTGGCGTGATGAACCGAGTCCAGTTTCAGTCTTGGAAACTTCtttcgatgaagatgatggaatCTTTTTTAATTCATCTGTATTAGatagatcatcttcttctcttg GACGGGAGATGAGTTCCAACTTATTAGGAAAATCGCCTCCGATAGGTTCCATTGGTCGAACCTTTTCATTCGATGACTCAACAGTAGCTCGGTGCTTCTCATCTAAACGCTCAACTAGTTCCACaagagacgaggaagaagacTTGCGTCTCCTCATCAACACACTCTTATCAGCAGCTGATCTTGATGCAGTCTCAGACAATCTTTTGTCTAAATGGCATTCTGCAGAGAGTCCACTAGACCCATCTCTGAGAACCAGCTACGCAGAGTCAACAGAACAGCAAAGACTTGGATCAAATGTGAAGAAGCTAGTGTTCGACCTTGTCAACACACTGCTTTTGGAGCTATCACCGAGCTATCTCGTACCTCGTAGTCCCTTAATTCTCTCTGGTAAGCCATTGCGGGTTTATGTGATAAACCGAATGCAAGAATGTTTAACGGGTAACGGAAGAGTGGAAGATCGTTGGTGGGATGAAGACGGAGACTTGAGCAGTTTGGCTGTGAATAAAGTTGTGAGGGTTGAAGTAGCCGAGATTGGTTCGCCGGAGTGTTTGAGATTGGAAATGGATTCAATGGGAGAGGAACTAGAGTTGAAGTTGCTTGAGGAGTTAGTGGAAGAGGCTTTGATGGATTTGTTAATCATATGA